The following proteins are encoded in a genomic region of Coffea eugenioides isolate CCC68of chromosome 6, Ceug_1.0, whole genome shotgun sequence:
- the LOC113776493 gene encoding RNA polymerase II C-terminal domain phosphatase-like 2 isoform X1 — MSRLGFIRRVVVYDGEACLGELDSVAVKDESFQFPNNEIRIHHISPNSERCHPLSVLQTISGSPVRCKLEPPSSIPTSDQSQLINLHASCFYELKTAVVVAGNEEVHLVAMPSKLKKFPCFWCYSVPCGLYNACLGMLNLRCLAIVFDLDETLIVANTMKSFEDRIEALRGWIAREIDPIRSSGMSAEMKRYIEDRALLKQYTENDSVVDGGKVYKAQQEEVPQLSDGHEQQVVRPIIRLPEKNIVLTRINPEIRDTSVLVRLRPAWEDLKSYLTAKGRKRFEVYVCTMAERDYALEMWRLLDPEAHLISSKQLLDRVVCVKSGARKSLVNVFQGGNCHPKMAMVIDDRLKVWEDKDQPRVHVVPAFTPYYAPQAEMANAVPVLCVARNVACNVRGGFFKEFDENLLQKISEVYYEDEVVTLPSAPDVSNYLMSEDAGFASNGNPSAPFSEGISGPEVAQRLNYLDEKSFLNSGGYPVNNSVELKPGNHQLPAESIPNVVGPASTRAVPPSEKPSLLGAPLRLDSSMSESDPDVNRRFPILSRGQDAKYQNSAEPPILSRLAGQHPALPSQGGWLGEEDGNIGHPNGRSSGFLEESDELKHDRHHGRHYLHTHGPSASNATGLHTHLAQVKNEELSSRQEGQRQNFQLSNHSTGVVGSQNQSSGNVSDQQPESAKWNSLPSLSIGVLQEIGRRCNSKVEFRTLVSTSEDLRFSFEVLFTGEKIGFGMGKTRKDAQQQAAENALRNLADKYISYNASHSRAVDKESDKLSPLNENGFIWDVVNPGSDEQRPVQNGIKQNTSEVGISDDITYD; from the exons atgagcCGTTTAGGGTTTATAAGAAGGGTGGTGGTGTATGATGGGGAGGCGTGCCTGGGAGAGCTGGATAGTGTTGCAGTGAAGGATGAGAGTTTCCAGTTCCCAAACAACGAGATACGCATTCACCACATCTCCCCCAACAGCGAGCGCTGCCATCCGCTCTCTGTTCTCCAGACAATCTCTGGTTCACCTGTTCGCTGCAAACTTGAACCCCCCAGCTCAATTCCCACATCCGATCAGTCTCAGTTGATCAATCTTCACGCCTCTTGCTTCTACGAACTGAAG ACAGCAGTGGTTGTGGCTGGGAATGAAGAGGTGCATTTAGTGGCAATGCCAAGCAAGCTGAAGAAGTTTCCTTGCTTTTGGTGCTATTCAGTGCCATGTGGTTTATACAACGCTTGTTTAGGGATGTTGAATCTACGGTGTCTAGCAATCGTATTCGATCTTGATGAGACTCTCATTGTCGCTAACACAATGAAGTCTTTCGAAGACAGAATTGAAGCTTTGCGGGGTTGGATTGCACGTGAAATAGACCCAATTCGTTCATCAGGGATGTCTGCTGAGATGAAGCGGTACATAGAGGACAGGGCATTGTTGAAGCAGTACACGGAGAATGATTCTGTTGTTGATGGTGGGAAAGTATATAAAGCTCAGCAAGAAGAGGTGCCCCAGTTATCTGATGGTCATGAGCAGCAAGTTGTTCGGCCAATTATTAGACTGCCAGAGAAGAATATTGTTCTTACTCGCATTAATCCAGAG ATCCGTGATACTAGTGTCCTTGTTAGACTGCGACCTGCTTGGGAAGATTTGAAAAGTTACTTGACAGCAAAAGGTCGCAAAAGGTTTGAAGTGTATGTTTGTACTATGGCGGAAAGAGATTATGCCTTGGAGATGTGGAGGTTGCTTGATCCAGAGGCACACTTGATTAGCTCAAAGCAACTGTTGGATCGTGTTGTATGCGTCAAATCAG GTGCCAGGAAATCTCTAGTCAATGTTTTCCAAGGAGGAAATTGTCATCCGAAAATGGCAATGGTGATTGATGACCGTCTGAAGGTATGGGAGGATAAAGACCAACCTCGTGTTCATGTAGTGCCTGCTTTTACTCCATATTATGCTCCACAAGCAGAG ATGGCAAATGCAGTTCCAGTCTTGTGTGTCGCAAGGAATGTTGCATGCAATGTCAGAGGTGGCTTTTTTAA AGAGTTTGATGAAAATTTACTGCAAAAAATTTCTGAAGTCTACTATGAAGACGAGGTTGTAACTTTACCTTCTGCACCTGATGTGAGCAACTATTTGATGTCAGAG GATGCTGGTTTTGCATCAAATGGCAATCCAAGTGCCCCCTTTTCTGAGGGAATCAGTGGTCCTGAAGTTGCACAAAGATTAAACTACTTG GATGAGAAGAGCTTTTTGAATTCTGGTGGTTATCCTGTAAACAACAGTGTCGAGCTGAAACCTGGGAACCATCAGCTACCTGCTGAATCAATTCCAAATGTTGTCGGTCCAGCCTCTACTAGAGCAGTGCCACCTTCTGAAA AACCTAGTTTGCTTGGAGCTCCATTGAGGCTGGATAGCAGTATGTCCGAATCTGATCCTGATGTGAACAGAAGATTCCCCATCTTAAGTCGTGGCCAAGATGCGAAGTATCAAAATTCAGCTGAACCTCCCATTTTATCTAGGTTAGCGGGACAACATCCTGCCCTGCCTTCACAGGGAGGATGGTTAGGGGAAGAAGATGGCAATATTGGACATCCTAATGGTCGATCCTCTGGATTTCTTGAAGAATCTGATGAACTCAAACATGATAGACATCATGGCCGTCATTATTTACATACCCATGGCCCTTCAGCATCAAATGCCACAGGATTGCATACACATCTAGCGCAAGTGAAGAATGAAGAG TTGAGCTCGAGACAAGAAGGGCAGAGACAGAATTTTCAATTGTCCAACCATTCCACAG GGGTTGTTGGCTCTCAAAATCAATCATCTGGAAATGTCAGTGATCAACAACCTGAAAGTGCAAAGTGGAACAGCTTACCATCTCTCTCTATCGGTGTCCTGCAAGAAATTGGAAGAAGATGCAACTCTAAG GTTGAATTCAGGACTCTAGTGAGCACCAGTGAGGATTTAAGATTCTCATTTGAG GTCCTGTTTACTGGTGAAAAGATTGGTTTTGGAATGGGTAAGACGAGGAAGGATGCTCAGCAACAGGCTGCAGAGAATGCTCTTCGTAATTTGGCTG ATAAATACATATCATACAATGCAAGTCATTCTCGAGCTGTGGATAAAGAATCTGATAAGCTATCGCCACTAAATGAGAATGGTTTCATATGGGATGTAGTTAATCCTGGATCTGATGAGCAACGGCCAGTCCAAAATGGCATCAAACAAAATACATCAGAGGTGGGAATTTCTGATGATATTACTTATGATTGA
- the LOC113776493 gene encoding RNA polymerase II C-terminal domain phosphatase-like 2 isoform X2 yields the protein MSRLGFIRRVVVYDGEACLGELDSVAVKDESFQFPNNEIRIHHISPNSERCHPLSVLQTISGSPVRCKLEPPSSIPTSDQSQLINLHASCFYELKTAVVVAGNEEVHLVAMPSKLKKFPCFWCYSVPCGLYNACLGMLNLRCLAIVFDLDETLIVANTMKSFEDRIEALRGWIAREIDPIRSSGMSAEMKRYIEDRALLKQYTENDSVVDGGKVYKAQQEEVPQLSDGHEQQVVRPIIRLPEKNIVLTRINPEIRDTSVLVRLRPAWEDLKSYLTAKGRKRFEVYVCTMAERDYALEMWRLLDPEAHLISSKQLLDRVVCVKSGARKSLVNVFQGGNCHPKMAMVIDDRLKVWEDKDQPRVHVVPAFTPYYAPQAEMANAVPVLCVARNVACNVRGGFFKEFDENLLQKISEVYYEDEVVTLPSAPDVSNYLMSEDAGFASNGNPSAPFSEGISGPEVAQRLNYLDEKSFLNSGGYPVNNSVELKPGNHQLPAESIPNVVGPASTRAVPPSEKPSLLGAPLRLDSSMSESDPDVNRRFPILSRGQDAKYQNSAEPPILSRLAGQHPALPSQGGWLGEEDGNIGHPNGRSSGFLEESDELKHDRHHGRHYLHTHGPSASNATGLHTHLAQVKNEEGLLALKINHLEMSVINNLKVQSGTAYHLSLSVSCKKLEEDATLRLNSGL from the exons atgagcCGTTTAGGGTTTATAAGAAGGGTGGTGGTGTATGATGGGGAGGCGTGCCTGGGAGAGCTGGATAGTGTTGCAGTGAAGGATGAGAGTTTCCAGTTCCCAAACAACGAGATACGCATTCACCACATCTCCCCCAACAGCGAGCGCTGCCATCCGCTCTCTGTTCTCCAGACAATCTCTGGTTCACCTGTTCGCTGCAAACTTGAACCCCCCAGCTCAATTCCCACATCCGATCAGTCTCAGTTGATCAATCTTCACGCCTCTTGCTTCTACGAACTGAAG ACAGCAGTGGTTGTGGCTGGGAATGAAGAGGTGCATTTAGTGGCAATGCCAAGCAAGCTGAAGAAGTTTCCTTGCTTTTGGTGCTATTCAGTGCCATGTGGTTTATACAACGCTTGTTTAGGGATGTTGAATCTACGGTGTCTAGCAATCGTATTCGATCTTGATGAGACTCTCATTGTCGCTAACACAATGAAGTCTTTCGAAGACAGAATTGAAGCTTTGCGGGGTTGGATTGCACGTGAAATAGACCCAATTCGTTCATCAGGGATGTCTGCTGAGATGAAGCGGTACATAGAGGACAGGGCATTGTTGAAGCAGTACACGGAGAATGATTCTGTTGTTGATGGTGGGAAAGTATATAAAGCTCAGCAAGAAGAGGTGCCCCAGTTATCTGATGGTCATGAGCAGCAAGTTGTTCGGCCAATTATTAGACTGCCAGAGAAGAATATTGTTCTTACTCGCATTAATCCAGAG ATCCGTGATACTAGTGTCCTTGTTAGACTGCGACCTGCTTGGGAAGATTTGAAAAGTTACTTGACAGCAAAAGGTCGCAAAAGGTTTGAAGTGTATGTTTGTACTATGGCGGAAAGAGATTATGCCTTGGAGATGTGGAGGTTGCTTGATCCAGAGGCACACTTGATTAGCTCAAAGCAACTGTTGGATCGTGTTGTATGCGTCAAATCAG GTGCCAGGAAATCTCTAGTCAATGTTTTCCAAGGAGGAAATTGTCATCCGAAAATGGCAATGGTGATTGATGACCGTCTGAAGGTATGGGAGGATAAAGACCAACCTCGTGTTCATGTAGTGCCTGCTTTTACTCCATATTATGCTCCACAAGCAGAG ATGGCAAATGCAGTTCCAGTCTTGTGTGTCGCAAGGAATGTTGCATGCAATGTCAGAGGTGGCTTTTTTAA AGAGTTTGATGAAAATTTACTGCAAAAAATTTCTGAAGTCTACTATGAAGACGAGGTTGTAACTTTACCTTCTGCACCTGATGTGAGCAACTATTTGATGTCAGAG GATGCTGGTTTTGCATCAAATGGCAATCCAAGTGCCCCCTTTTCTGAGGGAATCAGTGGTCCTGAAGTTGCACAAAGATTAAACTACTTG GATGAGAAGAGCTTTTTGAATTCTGGTGGTTATCCTGTAAACAACAGTGTCGAGCTGAAACCTGGGAACCATCAGCTACCTGCTGAATCAATTCCAAATGTTGTCGGTCCAGCCTCTACTAGAGCAGTGCCACCTTCTGAAA AACCTAGTTTGCTTGGAGCTCCATTGAGGCTGGATAGCAGTATGTCCGAATCTGATCCTGATGTGAACAGAAGATTCCCCATCTTAAGTCGTGGCCAAGATGCGAAGTATCAAAATTCAGCTGAACCTCCCATTTTATCTAGGTTAGCGGGACAACATCCTGCCCTGCCTTCACAGGGAGGATGGTTAGGGGAAGAAGATGGCAATATTGGACATCCTAATGGTCGATCCTCTGGATTTCTTGAAGAATCTGATGAACTCAAACATGATAGACATCATGGCCGTCATTATTTACATACCCATGGCCCTTCAGCATCAAATGCCACAGGATTGCATACACATCTAGCGCAAGTGAAGAATGAAGAG GGGTTGTTGGCTCTCAAAATCAATCATCTGGAAATGTCAGTGATCAACAACCTGAAAGTGCAAAGTGGAACAGCTTACCATCTCTCTCTATCGGTGTCCTGCAAGAAATTGGAAGAAGATGCAACTCTAAG GTTGAATTCAGGACTCTAG
- the LOC113773423 gene encoding uncharacterized protein LOC113773423 isoform X1, giving the protein METLAASSAKLLVYVENQNPRDKQTGTGFSCQAPTTRAAAAAARSRPEIRFLGYLNKHANFGYSSSLSLSFHRKTIHPISSVPALSQTRAGIEEIQTKDTTQFKSVHVKFQLKRECLFGQQFLIVGDDPMFGLWEPSNAIPLNWSEGHVWTVEMDIPCDKVMKYKFILKRGDNTILWQPGPDRILRTSETWKTITVCEDWDNAELQTLVEEDPVAHQELQTLIEEDPVAHQLMESRENSEKLTVVGNLLQPSGDPEALASTNGYAQPAKKPLSEKPMTVPVENKIEQHEEKAVEFNEFAGVSFSPNPNEIVSLGVNDHPNFRRSESTENFIVPKDEKKLDTSAAMPVLVPGLTPKPTADIEESSASKADPHIGAASSVGSYKSQDFSVPELNLKEEPDIHYPISEEETETLLLNDNLEMHGKGHLQMPQLSEEKDQPDCTGEKDRVLDNDIQWGRRTLQQFLMNLGLL; this is encoded by the exons ATGGAAACTCTGGCAGCTTCATCGGCGAAGCTACTTGTATATGTGGAGAATCAGAATCCGAGAGACAAGCAGACCGGTACCGGTTTTTCGTGCCAAGCTCCGACAACAagagctgctgctgctgctgcccGGAGTAGACCAGAAATTCGTTTTCTTGGATACCTGAACAAGCATGCCAACTTTGGTTATTCATCTTCACTTTCACTTTCCTTTCATCGGAAAACCATTCACCCCATTTCTTCTGTCCCTGCACTGTCACAG ACTCGTGCTGGAATTGAAGAAATTCAGACAAAAGATACAA CTCAGTTCAAAAGTGTTCACGTGAAGTTTCAATTAAAGAGGGAATGCTTATTCGGCCAGCAATTTCTAATCGTTGGGGATGATCCTATGTTTGGATTGTGGGAGCCATCAAATGCAATTCCGTTAAACTGGTCCGAGGGGCATGTATGGACTGTTGAAATG GATATACCTTGTGACAAAGTGATGAAGTACAAATTCATCCTGAAAAGAGGTGATAATACCATCTTGTGGCAACCAGGCCCTGATCGAATTCTGAGGACATCGGAAACCTGGAAAACAATTACTGTTTGTGAAGATTGGGACAATGCGGAACTCCAAACCCTTGTTGAGGAGGACCCTGTTGCACATCAAGAACTACAAACCCTTATTGAGGAGGACCCTGTTGCACATCAACTTATGGAATCAAGAGAGAATTCAGAAAAACTGACAGTCGTAGGGAATCTGCTTCAGCCAAGTGGAGACCCTGAGGCACTGGCCAGCACAAATGGCTATGCACAACCGGCAAAAAAACCACTGTCTGAGAAACCTATGACTGTTCCTGTTGAAAATAAAATTGAACAACATGAAGAAAAAGCGGTTGAATTTAATGAATTTGCTGGTGTAAGCTTTAGTCCTAATCCAAACGAGATTGTAAGTTTAGGAGTAAATGATCACCCGAATTTTAGGAGGTCAGAAAGCACTGAGAATTTTATAGTGCCGAAGGATGAGAAAAAACTTGATACCAGTGCTGCTATGCCTGTTTTAGTACCGGGTTTGACTCCAAAACCAACAGCAGATATTGAAGAATCATCTGCCAGTAAAGCAGATCCACACATCGGTGCTGCTTCATCGGTGGGATCCTACAAGTCTCAGGATTTCAGTGTGCCAGAG CTAAATTTGAAGGAAGAGCCTGATATTCACTACCCAATTTCTGAGGAAGAAACTGAGACGTTATTGTTAAATGACAACCTTGAAATGCATGGCAAAGGACATCTGCAAATGCCGCAGTTATCTGAAGAAAAAGACCAGCCTGACTGTACTGGGGAAAAAGACCGTGTCCTGGATAATGACATTCAATGGGGTCGAAGAACTCTCCAACAATTCCTTATGAATTTGGGCTTGTTATGA
- the LOC113773423 gene encoding uncharacterized protein LOC113773423 isoform X2, translated as METLAASSAKLLVYVENQNPRDKQTGTGFSCQAPTTRAAAAAARSRPEIRFLGYLNKHANFGYSSSLSLSFHRKTIHPISSVPALSQTRAGIEEIQTKDTTQFKSVHVKFQLKRECLFGQQFLIVGDDPMFGLWEPSNAIPLNWSEGHVWTVEMDIPCDKVMKYKFILKRGDNTILWQPGPDRILRTSETWKTITVCEDWDNAELQTLVEEDPVAHQELQTLIEEDPVAHQLMESRENSEKLTVVGNLLQPSGDPEALASTNGYAQPAKKPLSEKPMTVPVENKIEQHEEKAVEFNEFAGVSFSPNPNEIVSLGVNDHPNFRRSESTENFIVPKDEKKLDTSAAMPVLVPGLTPKPTADIEESSASKADPHIGAASSVGSYKSQDFSVPEINLVV; from the exons ATGGAAACTCTGGCAGCTTCATCGGCGAAGCTACTTGTATATGTGGAGAATCAGAATCCGAGAGACAAGCAGACCGGTACCGGTTTTTCGTGCCAAGCTCCGACAACAagagctgctgctgctgctgcccGGAGTAGACCAGAAATTCGTTTTCTTGGATACCTGAACAAGCATGCCAACTTTGGTTATTCATCTTCACTTTCACTTTCCTTTCATCGGAAAACCATTCACCCCATTTCTTCTGTCCCTGCACTGTCACAG ACTCGTGCTGGAATTGAAGAAATTCAGACAAAAGATACAA CTCAGTTCAAAAGTGTTCACGTGAAGTTTCAATTAAAGAGGGAATGCTTATTCGGCCAGCAATTTCTAATCGTTGGGGATGATCCTATGTTTGGATTGTGGGAGCCATCAAATGCAATTCCGTTAAACTGGTCCGAGGGGCATGTATGGACTGTTGAAATG GATATACCTTGTGACAAAGTGATGAAGTACAAATTCATCCTGAAAAGAGGTGATAATACCATCTTGTGGCAACCAGGCCCTGATCGAATTCTGAGGACATCGGAAACCTGGAAAACAATTACTGTTTGTGAAGATTGGGACAATGCGGAACTCCAAACCCTTGTTGAGGAGGACCCTGTTGCACATCAAGAACTACAAACCCTTATTGAGGAGGACCCTGTTGCACATCAACTTATGGAATCAAGAGAGAATTCAGAAAAACTGACAGTCGTAGGGAATCTGCTTCAGCCAAGTGGAGACCCTGAGGCACTGGCCAGCACAAATGGCTATGCACAACCGGCAAAAAAACCACTGTCTGAGAAACCTATGACTGTTCCTGTTGAAAATAAAATTGAACAACATGAAGAAAAAGCGGTTGAATTTAATGAATTTGCTGGTGTAAGCTTTAGTCCTAATCCAAACGAGATTGTAAGTTTAGGAGTAAATGATCACCCGAATTTTAGGAGGTCAGAAAGCACTGAGAATTTTATAGTGCCGAAGGATGAGAAAAAACTTGATACCAGTGCTGCTATGCCTGTTTTAGTACCGGGTTTGACTCCAAAACCAACAGCAGATATTGAAGAATCATCTGCCAGTAAAGCAGATCCACACATCGGTGCTGCTTCATCGGTGGGATCCTACAAGTCTCAGGATTTCAGTGTGCCAGAG ATTAACCTTGTTGTCTGA
- the LOC113775044 gene encoding auxin transporter-like protein 2, producing the protein MLPQKQAEEAIVSNFNETDPEGKEEQQPIEDDQSIFNVKNLLWHGGSAWDAWFSCSSNQVAQVLLTLPYSFSQLGLLSGVILQIFYGLVGSWTAYLISVLYVEYRSRKEKEGVSFKNHVIQWYEVLDGLLGPYWKAAGLAFNCTFLLFGSVIQLIACASNIYYINDRLDKRTWTYIFGACCATTVFIPSFHNYRIWSFLGLGMTTYTAWYLTIAALVHGQVDGVQHSAPKKLVLYFTGATNILYTFGGHAVTVEIMHAMWKPQKFKYIYLLATLYVFTLTLPSASAVYWAFGDQLLNHSNAFSLLPKSGWRDGAVILMLIHQFITFGFACTPLYFVWEKVIGMHDTRSICLRALARLPVVIPIWFLAIIFPFFGPINSAVGALLVSFTVYIIPSLAHMLTYRKASARQNAAEKPPFFLPSWTAMYAINTFVVVWVFVVGFGFGGWASVTNFVRQVATFGLFAKCYQCKPPPPTAAHQPAIAPPHH; encoded by the exons ATGTTGCCTCAGAAGCAAGCAGAGGAAGCAATTGTCTCCAACTTCAACGAGACCGACCCCGAAGGCAAAGAGGAACAACAACCCATAGAGGATGACCAATCCATTTTTAACGTAAAGAACCTTCTCTGGCACGGTGGCTCCGCTTGGGATGCTTGGTTCAGCTGTTCTTCAAATCAA GTGGCACAAGTGCTGCTGACTCTGCCGTATTCTTTCTCTCAATTGGGTTTGCTATCAGGCGTAATTCTGCAAATATTCTACGGTCTGGTTGGTAGCTGGACAGCATACCTCATTAGTGTGCTGTATGTGGAATATCGTAGCCGCAAGGAGAAAGAAGGCGTTAGCTTCAAAAACCATGTCATTCAG TGGTATGAAGTCCTTGATGGGTTACTGGGTCCTTACTGGAAAGCAGCGGGCCTAGCCTTCAACTGTACTTTCCTCCTGTTTGGGTCTGTCATACAGCTGATAGCCTGTGCAAG TAATATATACTACATCAACGACCGACTGGACAAGAGGACGTGGACATACATATTTGGAGCATGCTGTGCCACCACTGTATTCATTCCCTCGTTCCATAACTACCGGATTTGGTCGTTTCTGGGACTAGGGATGACCACGTATACCGCATGGTACCTCACCATAGCAGCCCTTGTTCATGGCCAG GTTGACGGCGTGCAACACTCGGCTCCAAAAAAGCTAGTGCTGTACTTCACCGGTGCCACCAATATCCTGTACACCTTCGGCGGACATGCTGTCACTGT AGAAATCATGCATGCAATGTGGAAGCCCCAGAAGTTCAAATACATTTACTTGCTGGCCACCCTTTACGTGTTCACTTTGACCCTTCCGTCAGCTTCTGCCGTGTACTGGGCATTCGGCGATCAGCTCCTCAACCATTCAAATGCTTTCTCCCTCCTTCCCAAGTCAGGCTGGCGTGATGGCGCAGTCATCCTCATGCTCATCCATCAG TTTATCACATTCGGGTTCGCGTGTACACCGTTATACTTCGTGTGGGAGAAGGTGATAGGGATGCATGACACCAGAAGCATTTGTTTGAGGGCACTCGCAAGGTTGCCGGTAGTAATACCGATATGGTTCTTGGCCATCATCTTCCCATTCTTTGGGCCCATTAACTCCGCAGTTGGGGCACTTTTGGTTAGTTTCACCGTCTACATCATCCCGTCTTTAGCACACATGCTTACTTACAGGAAGGCCTCTGCCCGCCAG AACGCGGCCGAGAAGCCTCCGTTCTTTCTGCCAAGTTGGACGGCCATGTATGCAATCAACACCTTCGTGGTAGTTTGGGTATTCGTAGTCGGGTTCGGGTTCGGAGGTTGGGCCAGCGTGACCAACTTTGTGAGGCAAGTGGCCACATTTGGGCTCTTTGCCAAGTGCTACCAATGCAAGCCTCCTCCGCCAACAGCGGCGCACCAGCCTGCAATTGCCCCGCCGCATCACTGA